From Hoplias malabaricus isolate fHopMal1 chromosome 11, fHopMal1.hap1, whole genome shotgun sequence, a single genomic window includes:
- the sdr42e1 gene encoding short-chain dehydrogenase/reductase family 42E member 1 produces MSTSTGAPKYVVTGGGGYFGFRLACTLLKESCRVLLFDVRPPSEKLPEGVDFVHGDVRDFAQVEKVLKGVDCVFHIASYGMSGREQLSKNLIKEVNVQGTENVLRACVALGVKRLVYTSTFNVVFGGQVIENGNETLPYLPLHLLPDHYSRTKSLAEMQVLRANGSPLTNGHGVLRTCALRPAGIYGPGEQRHLPRIVEYIEKGLFGFVYGDPDSLVEFVHVDNLVSAHILAAKALTEKAAGQAYFISDGRPVNNFEFFRPLVEGLGYTFPKLRLPISLVYFFAFLTEMIHSAVGHFYNFQPLLTRTEVYKTGVTHYFSIEKARAELGYKPREYDLREVVEWFRSRGHGRKPASLIKKLILDVALFVVIFAVILSFLPVVGQ; encoded by the exons ATGAGCACAAGCACAGGAGCTCCCAAGTATGTCGTCACTGGTGGAGGAGGTTACTTTGGATTTCG tcTTGCCTGCACCCTCCTGAAGGAATCATGCCGAGTACTCCTGTTTGATGTTAGGCCTCCAAGCGAGAAGCTGCCAGAGGGTGTGGACTTTGTTCATGGTGATGTGCGGGACTTTGCTCAGGTGGAGAAAGTGCTGAAAGGAGTGGACTGTGTCTTCCACATCGCGTCATATGGGATGTCAGGCAGAGAGCAGCTCAGTAAGAATCTGATCAAGGAGGTGAATGTTCAGGGAACAGAAAACGTTCTCAGGGCTTGTGTAGCACTTGGGGTCAAACGCCTGGTTTACACTAGCACCTTTAATGTGGTTTTCGGTGGGCAGGTCATAGAAAATGGCAACGAGACACTTCCCTACCTCCCCTTACATCTCCTTCCGGACCACTACTCCAGAACCAAGTCTCTGGCAGAAATGCAGGTCCTAAGAGCAAATGGTTCACCCCTTACAAATGGTCATGGTGTGCTAAGGACTTGTGCCTTGCGTCCAGCTGGAATTTACGGCCCAGGGGAACAGAGGCATCTTCCTAGGATTGTGGAGTACATTGAAAAAGGCCTTTTCGGGTTTGTCTATGGTGATCCTGACAGTCTTGTTGAATTTGTTCATGTTGATAACTTGGTCTCTGCTCATATACTGGCTGCGAAAGCACTAACAGAAAAAGCTGCTGGTCAAGCATACTTCATCTCAGATGGAAGGCCAGTTAACAACTTTGAGTTCTTCAGGCCACTAGTAGAAGGACTTGGTTATACTTTCCCTAAGCTAAGACTACCAATATCTCTTGTTTACTTCTTTGCATTCCTCACAGAGATGATACACAGTGCAGTCGGACACTTCTACAACTTCCAGCCACTTCTGACTCGAACTGAGGTCTACAAGACTGGGGTCACCCACTATTTCAGCATTGAAAAGGCCAGGGCAGAGCTGGGCTATAAGCCCAGAGAGTATGACCTGAGAGAAGTGGTTGAGTGGTTCAGGAGTAGAGGACACGGCAGAAAGCCTGCTTCCCTGATAAAAAAGCTGATTCTTGATGTGGCGCTCTTTGTTGTCATTTTTGCTGTAATACTGTCCTTTCTGCCAGTCGTGGGTCAGTAA